CAGTGATATAAGTAGTGACTTTTGCATTATTGTTGGTTAGATGCATAAAGGATAGGATTTATATTTCAGGCAAGATGCAATTGCTAATATTTATTGCCTTCATTTTTCTGTAGAACAGACATGTGAGTTACCAAACAGtctttgatgatattaaaaGGTTCATTGTAGTCtatgtaatttgttatttcaagaCCTTGCCAAAGACATATTACTTGCATGGGAGATTGATATACCttgtatatgctaattatgctaattactaattaattaaagtggccatatggatgtgaatttggtatttattttggatttttatttgataaaacagcttcaccatgtatTTCTACTtgcaaaaataatgtgaaataacatataccaagtccgtgttcataactcaatacattggcAAAACGCGTGGACGTCATTATAAAAGAAATACGAGACTGGTACCAATCCCCGGGGCACCAGTCACTCGGAAGATTGTTTAGtctcatttttgaaatttgagcaTGGGTAGACAACTTGATTTCAagtcatttattttgtgttttgatgATGTTGGTAAATCACTCAATACAAAACAAAGGTTAGATTTTTTGTTACAAGAGAAAAAAGTTAAGCTcagctaaaatggtgttggtttggtgttttactcatgtaAGATATCGATGACACATACTCAGACAGCTAATAGTGCCGTCAAATAAGGTTTACCCGGACATATTGCAACCCGGACATAATTTGTAGTGCATTTTACTCAGAAATTTATGTTGAGTTATGGACcatggtgaaaataaaatttttatAGGCGTACgaaaacaacaaatacatgtactaccaaacAAGAGTGACTATCGAATTTCAATAATAGACGACACAGTGATTTGTACGTCACTCAaggttttttgttacaaattacaaaagtCAAAACACAGGCACAATCATAGGAAGTGATGCATTTTAAATTTGTGACAAATTGCGTCCACCCCATCTGAAACCCCGAACACTGCATGAGACATAAGCAGTGACACCCTTTTTACTTTTTGCTTCAACATTCAATATATAatggggcggggggggggggcgtccTCTCTTGGGAAGTATGAAAAACAAGCGCATCATTGCAAAATGCAATATAGCTATACTTGAATTGTTACTTTATTTAAATGTCCAAATGCAAGTGCTACAAGCCTAAGCCTAAACTTTTACAGTGACCAATAACGTCCACCCTACATCAAATGTTGTATTAATTGGCTGTTTTATAAAAATGCTGTTTTCACAAACAAACCTAGCAAGTAACAAGTGTAAGGTGAAAAAAAACATACGAGGACCATCATTTGATGACTcttatgtcatttacatatgcttaatatttctgcTGGCGGATTGAATTAGTTTAATTCATATGAAAAACTGTAtataaatcatttcaaaaatactAAGGCACTAATGTTAACACGTTTACCTGCAGTATACACGTAAGATGCCGAATAAACATTACAAGCTATTTATTAAGAGAAAGTATATTTCCTGTAAAGATATATGTTCTAGCAATcagaaaaatgtaaaagtacAGACGAAGATAGTTTACCCCTACCCTCTACTATaggtatttcaaaataatagttTATATTGGTTGTAATGGGGAAATCATTAATAACCctcaaaatattcaatgttaacGTACTTTTTCTTGCTCAGTTCATTCAACTGAATAAAAAACACCCCTTATGTGTATCAGatcatgttatttaaaaaacaGAATGGAAAGTTTATGCTTAATTTTTCGgaaaaattgttgatttttcaaaaatcgaCAACTTAAAGCAtccaaaaatgttatttctttaTGTATGGCATACATTATATCATTAGAAAGGAAATTTCCTAAGCTTTCCAAATATATAATGGATACTAAAATCTGTGCTTGCATGTGTCATATGGAAGACAATGTGTTACCCCTACCCTCAACCTTTTGACGCCATTCCGGGACgcacatgtaatttgaaatcgaGGCCAAACAGGTAGTGCATCCCAAAATGTtcactgttaacattttgtttctgaTTCAGGATACTCCAATGAACAAAAAACTGTTTCTGGCCAgcgcccatcacttaagtacccccttcccgtgttaattttttttcatgtttgtccagccaattcagtctgcagatgaaagggaaaacacaaaagtaactctcccaacgtcctcttcacatactacattatattattagggTTAAGGTCCTATAATTTGTGGCACCTACACTCTAACGACGGCTTATCACGGCTCGATCATTCGTGAACTTTCGAGACACGTCGACACCgagtcacatgtactgtagtagtatacGTGCGTAGCGTTGTTGATTTGCGTGTACGATGACGCTGTCTAAACGTAAACGGCAAGCCCGTCAAGAATTTGGCACCGAGCGATCCTCAAggctattaaagttataaaacggagattttgaaggtacaagtagtttaaataaatgaggtaatgtctactacGACTCCGAGTATCATAAAACGTCACTCGCAGTGGAAGAAAAACTGTTGACGTGAGTTCGTCTagtaccattatttataccgtagttttgtaacactccttacaatttgtataacatttcCGATGTCTTACGGTGTCGTGGTGTGGAAATTTAATTTCAGGGAAAAggttaacttttttttattgtgtgtcttcaacgaaacaccaacaacaattgcgtagcaatgcctaatacatGGGCAGGAATATGGCTTCAAATCAGAACGTAGCCCATATTCGAGTCAAAACACGAACACCAACTGCGTAGAGCAAGGGCTTCGATTCCAAACCAGAAAGTATACTATGTAACGTCGAGAACGGCACGCGTCCcgtattaaaagattaaaccAAAGTCTCCACCCGTAGATGAATAATAGATGACATGACACCTTTATCGCGGTAAACAAACTCGTTTCTATCTGTAGCATTTCATGACACTCCTGAAATACCCGATTTTCTTCATGTCTGTAGCAAAGCAACgtacacaaccaaatggcaaggaTTGAGTAACATATTTGCAAGTCACAGAAAAAAGCTGTTGCAATGTCTGTCGAATTTGAAAGCTTTTGAAAGCTTTTGTCGGGCGGAAGGAGTCCAATTGtgtaaattagcatttttctgcgttctttattttgtatactgtgtgaagttcaaagctatttaactttgcATCAGAACGTCCCAGCTGTGTCAAATTTGGCGACAATACTCGCCGAGTGTGTCGAAAAAACGTTCTTCCggattgtttagtttttgagggaatcaagagatattgcgttgagaagtgtgaaaagcggtaatttatgcaaaaaacacaaaaatacaactttggatgattataacaagacaatgagagacaaaataaaaaatccggagaaatgttttttgtttgtttatgtacatagcttTCATTTAAAGTCGAAAAGAGGACTATATTCAACTATTTGTAAAAGTGAAATAGCTTTAAGTGAAAATCgtcaaaaaacacagtttttgggTATTGGTcaataatatggttaaaaatgtaaaaaaaaatcaccacagaaaccacaacttcatacaaagactcgacataattaatgaaaaaaaatggtgtatttatcttgtctttactgtgaaatgtgatggaggaaaaatgagctgacgaacctgcatctcaaccTTAATTGCcacagtgaagacaactgcaaagctaatcatgaactagcctatgacatctgccccacatacacacttgctgtaaagtactaaataaaaagaacagtaactgcaatgataagtagattgattaaaatttgaatgtaaaaaaataatcgcatcgtcgcaccactaaATTAggcaacatttcctgacgagaaactatattttcctttttagtggcctacaaaaatatggcAATAACGTGttgaaactaaaagctacatcaataatattttaagGAAAAGTGCgttttggtatcgcaaatgtacgtatcaaattatattgaactaccctaattaccgaaaaaccattaattatgtaacttggtcattaatattcacgagATTTTTacgagcaatttacataattaatggttttcggtaattaggcaaaaGTGTCATTTGCAcgcaaaaaatgacattttaagtAAATTAAATTACCTTGTACATTGCCTGGAGATGATTTTCGATTTTTGATTCCAGACGTTCGAATTCATATATCTCTTATGGTGAGAAGATAAATAGCATGTGAATGGTGTTGAGGCGTATGATAAAACATACATCACAAATAAAACTAACAAGTGAACtctaaaaacaatatttcattataatgAGATCGTTGGTTTTAAAATAATGATGGCGGATAATGTATCCGGCGCGGCTTGGAATCTCTTATAGTAGTAACTATGGAAACAGTACACGAGTAACCATGGTGAAAAGCATAGTACGTTTCCACTGATGTATCCCAAAGCTCCAAATTTCCATAATAATTCATTAGGTCGCGGGATATTACAAACATCGCTACGTTATTTTGCAGCTCATTATTAGGATGAAGCTTATCTTTATCTGAGTAAGTTCAGAAtcgatataattatataatttgctcagttttacttgtacatgtgtaattgtattattcccaatattgtGCTTCATTCagcaatattttgatttttttcgaCTCATAGTAACAAGGCCCCGTATATTACTTGTATATCTACCTCGACTGAATAAAGATTCACGTTGGAATATTACCAATTTCCTGGTTACAAAAAGGTAAAAGCTGTATTCCCCTCTATTGTGAAATAGGACAGTGAAGATCGATGGTTCTGTCATTTATCTATTTGAAAAGTGCGACATGCAAATACCTATTAAGACGAATCCCTTGAAATAaaaccttattttgtgtataAGAACTATAACTAGAATTAAATCTACTTCATATGATATGTACACGTAACTGTATTGCATATTCCACACGTCTTTTTATACACATAATTACCCTTTCAATTAATACATCTTGCTGGTATGACGGAGGAAACCGAGCTTTCGGTGAAATACGATAgaccacagccatgtaccaactatgttagcatagctgtaacagaggtatttttcacaaccatgtaccagctatgtgagcaatgctagtcagatatgaacaaaagggttgctacagggtatcattccaccatagctgttacatgtatgtgctagGTGTGCAGTACACCgctatggtactgggatgtgcaaaatAGTCTTAGTACAGAGgcggtattccacatccatgcaACAGGCATGTtgttcacaaccatgtaccagggctgtggaaaaatataccctATAACAGGGCTGTGAGGCatacagctggtacatagctgtgctctagcactaggatgtggcgACATCCTTGCTCTAGGAtgtgcacatcctagtgctagaaTGTACAAGGTTTCCTGTGTGAtgcgacatgttgatataataaataagctattgaatggacattatactcacagtagggtgaagTTTCTGACAGCTATTTTATTCTCGAGTGTTCACACACGATATGATTACAGGTAAACAAAGGTAACACTAACATGTACACCAACAGTATAGGTTGAATACTGGTTTAGATATTTTGCACCTGTTTGTCCATTCCTTTCAACAGATGtcatttctatattttgttgtacattttattgtctgtcACTTATGTCTGTGCTTCTCTTTGTATGTTCTCATCTAGCCTGTTCACGGCACTTATGGTATATTTCGTTTAATCTCCTGTATCTTCGCCTGTGACTAGATTTGCAAAAAAAAGCTGATAATACTTGTTTGAAAATCATAATGCATAATTGCCCAATCAACGTTTTCGTCACTCGTAGTTGTCCCATTATAATTATTTAGATGAAGTGATATGCAGATGAAGATATAAATGCAACTGAGATGGACAAGGCTCTATACATGTAAGGGTAATGTGAACtcatttgtctgtgtgtctttctGCATACCAATTATGCGTTGGGATTTTCAAACCGTATTATCAGCTTTTCGCAACAGGGAACTttcaatccagactgagcatgggattatctgtggttatcgtaatacctaatctggagctaccgataaaattaacctcccacaatggtcagggtaactatgaattgattatttgtggttacaaacaatgcaacaatattgtttacaatatcaatttgagtagtatttattatcgcatttcccatgatgcaacattcaacatggcaggtttgcaagttccctattaaaatCACAAGCGGAGGTATGCCGGGGAGactatggtacatttgtcagatgAGGATGcaatacactgtttacgtcactataacagttggggttcactgattggatgaacaacattttgtgctgattgatgagggactttgaccaggcGTGGTTTAgatagaaaccacgttggcatcgaGACAAATGCTGCCTGTACATCCTCTGCAACCACAGAATCTCTTTGTACTGCCACGATAAACAGATTACAAGGCCAAGCAATGTAATAACTTGCAGCAATCTCCCACTCTTTGCCTGGTATTCCTTatgttctgtttttttttatttcttatactttattttcattttttcctgtATCTATTCCgtgtatatgtaatatagttattttaattttatcgcAATTGCccgaaacaaacattttaagaaAATGACATAAGCTAGACACAAATTACAActtttattactatggaaaatgtgctatcaacaaactatatatgctagacaaattaaaacttttattactatggaaaatgtgctatcaaCAGACTAAATAAGCTAGACACAAATCAAATCTTTTATTAatatggaaaatgtgctatcgaCAAACTATATACgctagacacaaattaaaacttttattactatggaaaatgtgctatcgaCAAACTATATAAGCTAgacaaaaattaaaacttttattactatggaaaatgtgctatcaacaaactatatatgctagacaaaaattaaaacttttattactatggaaaatgtgctatcaacaaactatataagctagacaaaaattaaaacttttattactatggaaaatgtgctatcgaCAAACTATATAAGCTAgacaaaaattaaaacttttattactatggaaaatgtgctatcgaTAAACTATATAAGCTAgacaaaaattaaaacttttattactatggaaaatgtgctatcgaTAAACTATATAAGCTAGACACAAATTACAActtttattactatggaaaatgtgctatcgaCAAACTGTATATGCtagacaaattaaaacttttattactatggaaaatgtgctatcgaCAAACTATATAAGcaagacacaaattaaaactttcattgctatggaaaatgtgctatcaaCAAACTATATATGCTAGACAAATTAAATcttttattactatggaaaatgtgctatcgaCAAACTATATAAgctagacacaaattaaaacttttattactatggaaaatgtgctatcaacaaactatatatgctagacaaattaaaacttttattactatggaaaatgtgctatcaacaaactatatatgctagacaaattaaaacttttattactatggaaaatgtgctatcgaCAAACTATATAAGcaagacacaaattaaaacttttattactatggaaaatgtgctatcaaCAGACTATATATgctagacacaaattaaaacttttattactatggaaaatgtgctatcaaCAAACTGTATAAgctagacacaaattaaaacttttattactatggaaaatgtgctatcaaCAGACTATATATgctagacacaaattaaaacttttattactatggaaaatgtgctatcaacaaactatataagctagacacaaattaaaacttttattactatggaaaatgtggtatcaacaaactatataagctagacacaaattaaaacttttattactatggaaaatgtgctatcaaCAGACTGTATAAgctagacacaaattaaaacttttattactatggaaaatgtgctatcaaCAGACTGTATAAgctagacacaaattaaaacttttattactatggaaaatgtgctatcgaTAAACTATATAAgctagacacaaattaaaacttttattactatggaaaatgtgctatcaacaaactatatatgctagacaaattaaaacttttattactatggaaaatgtgctatcgaCAAACTATATAAgctagacacaaattaaaacttttattactatggaaaatgtgctatcaaCAGACTATATATGCTAGACACAAATTAAATcttttattactatggaaaatgtgctatcaaCAGACTATATAAGCTAGACgcaaataaaactttttttactatggaaaatgtgctatcaaCAGACTAAATAAGCTGGACACAAATTAAATCTTTTATTAatatggaaaatgtgctatcgaCAAACTATATAAgctagacacaaattaaaacttttattactatggaaaatgtgctatcgaTAAACTATATAAgctagacacaaattaaaacttttattactatggaaaatgtgctatcaaCAGACTATATATGCTAGACACAAATTAAATCTTTTATTAatatggaaaatgtgctatcgaCAAACTGTATAAgctagacacaaattaaaacttttattactatggaaaatgtgctatcaacaaactatatatgctagacaaattaaaacttttattactatggaaaatgtgctatcgaCAAACTATATATGCtagacaaattaaaacttttattactatggaaaatgtgctatcaacaaactatataagctagacacaaattaaaacttttattactatggaaaatgtgctatcgaCAGACTATATATGCtagacaaattaaaacttttattactatggaaaatgtgctatcaaCAGACTATATATGCTAGACACAAATTAAATcttttattactatggaaaatgtgctatcgaCAAACTATATAAgctagacacaaattaaaacttttattactatggaaaatgtgctatcaacaaactatataagctagacacaaattaaaacttttattactatggaaaatgtgctatcaaCAGACTATATATGCTAGACACAAATTAAATCTTTTATTAatatggaaaatgtgctatcgaCAAACTGTATAAgctagacacaaattaaaacttttattactatggaaaatgtgctatcaacaaactatatatgctagacaaattaaaacttttattactatggaaaatgtgctatcgaCAAACTATATATGCtagacaaattaaaacttttattactatggaaaatgtgctatcgaCAAACTATATAAgctagacacaaattaaaacttttattactatggaaaatgtgctatcgaCAAACTATATAAGcaagacacaaattaaaactttcattgctatggaaaatgtgctatcaaCAAACTATATAAGCTAGACACAAATTATTGCTACGGAAAACGTGCTATAGACAAACTATATAAGCTAGATACAGAttaaaactattattattatggtaATTCCCCCATGGAACAGCCGTTATGTTTACAGTCAATTGTGTACAGGACAATAGCTCTGCATTCCCGAGGTAATTTACGGTGGTTGCCCATCAACAGTCTCCAGAAGCAatcatttgaaaatgtcatcCCTAAACTCTTGCTTTGGTGCATCTTACCTTAAATTAAAAAGTCCAGCCAGATCTATTGACATTCCAATACAAAGAGAGTCAAAACTAAATGTTCAAGGGTGAAACGAATTCATCTctagaggttttcccataaacccttgcaggataTCTCCCAAATGGCTGAACATATCAAGTGCAGTAGGAcatctttacaagatttcaaagatATTAAAGTCAGTTACCaagttgttatttatcatccgAAAAAATATGTAAGTTGACAGTAGTAGTCAATTATTATAAGTTTAACTGGACCTTTCCTTTAGAGCAGATTTTCAACTTTTTGAAAAGGTAATTTTTTCGTTAAAACAGCAATATCATATTAGTTTGATACTTTATATGCACTGTCACCAATTTATTGCACATATGACATACATGATTAGTTTGTAAATCTGTTCAGCGTTCACTGGACACATCCTGGTGTTACATCTCTGTCATAGTCCTCTAATGATGCATTAGATGTAATTTCATAGAACTTACTCGCAAGGTCATAACTTATAGATTCTTTCCTTTCTAATTGCCCGGGAAGTTAACATGTTGTGGCTGTACATGTTGCTGTCTTGTTAAGGTAAGTAAATAAGTGTTGTTTTCCAAGTCAGCACACGAGACATTGGGGTTTGGTGAAACTACACATCATGGTGAATGTTCTAACGGTACAACGTTTATCCTGATGGTGTTGCGACAGTTGCCCCTAAAGACATCGGGTCCTTTCTTTCTCTTTACGTTATGCCATAGTTGTTTCATTCTCCCGATAATTTGATTGTTCCTGACAACATATACCAATGGATTAATCACAGGTGGACAATTCGAAACGATGGACGCAATCCGATGAAACGTGTAGGGTAACGCGTTACAAGAGGTACCACCAAATATCACAACGATGGCCGTCGGGATGAAGCATACTGTGAAACTCGCCACGATAATGACCAACCCACCTACCACTTTACGGTTCTCTTTTACCCGTCGAAGTCTTTTAGCTTTCTCAGCTGGCGTCAGGTCTCTCGGATCTAACGGCTCAAGACGCCGATGTTGGCGGTGAATTGCACGAGCGATGAGCACGAAACTGACGATAATGGCGGCATAGGGGAACAAAATCCCGGAAACTACCGGATAAATAAAAGCGTCCGCGTCTAAATGACATGAAAAATACCTCACGTCGTAGGCAACTTTATATTCTTCTAAAATCGATGGCATAATGATGCCAACGGATGTAAACCATATCAGGAATACCATTGCCATGACTCTCTTTGTGGAAAACACTCTATCGTAGTGAACACATCTACAAACGAGGCAATAATTATGCAAGGCTAAAGACATCATGGAGAAGATGACCACGCTGCCAAAACAGTATTTCAGCAAAGCGACAACCCTGCACAACACcatattatattgtaatgaGTGTCTCTGAACCAGTGAACTCAGTAAAAACGGTTGATACAAAGACGACATTAGAAAGTCGCTCACAGTCAGGTTTAGAACCAAAATTAGATATCCCCGTCTTCTGAAGCCTTTGAACAATAAGTAACAGCCAGCTAAGAGTATCGCTAAATTACCGATGCAACCGACGAACGATAGTACGAACATGATTATGGCTTGAGGAACAACCGCCAACATCCTCTCGTTCGTGTCTGGTACACAAATATTGACTGCTGGAAAATCCTCAACAGTATGGTTCCAGTGGCTAATGTTCTCGGACCCAGTCACACTATCCATTTCAAATGTATGCTAAAAAACCCTTACTTATTGCAGACTTTCTAGTCAGATCGATCTTCACATCAAGAATGGCAGATGATGGCAGTGAGTAAATGCATGACGCGGGTTTGAGTAAGGGCGCTCTAATGATTTTTCCGGGGGAGGGTCGTAATTTCTGAAAGGAAAATTATATATTCCACCACTTTTTCTCGGAATCAGATTTCTTCTTGCTTTCATTGTCACTGAAAACGGAAGTACGTGTGGTCACGCAGTATTTTCCATACTCTGTATGGTTTAAAATTTTACTCCATTAAACGTCCTCATACATGCAGTActtatttctaaaacaaaaGTGCTTACTGTaggagggggacacaccctcctCACTAGATATCATAGGGATGTTctttctgcccagaatcaagattgaaagataaaaccctgctgactaacTATCTTCTACTACAGCCCAATATGAGACCcttttcgcaaagcccacatatatttgtaaagaaatcatCGTTGTGattgtatggacgctgaagctGATTTCCACAGCTAGTTCAATTATAGACAATGGAGAGATCATAGactccattgtctatggtttaatgtagtgtaccatactgtacatctctgaagtggggaggggggggggaggtaa
This is a stretch of genomic DNA from Glandiceps talaboti chromosome 9, keGlaTala1.1, whole genome shotgun sequence. It encodes these proteins:
- the LOC144439820 gene encoding melatonin receptor type 1A-like — encoded protein: MDSVTGSENISHWNHTVEDFPAVNICVPDTNERMLAVVPQAIIMFVLSFVGCIGNLAILLAGCYLLFKGFRRRGYLILVLNLTVSDFLMSSLYQPFLLSSLVQRHSLQYNMVLCRVVALLKYCFGSVVIFSMMSLALHNYCLVCRCVHYDRVFSTKRVMAMVFLIWFTSVGIIMPSILEEYKVAYDVRYFSCHLDADAFIYPVVSGILFPYAAIIVSFVLIARAIHRQHRRLEPLDPRDLTPAEKAKRLRRVKENRKVVGGLVIIVASFTVCFIPTAIVVIFGGTSCNALPYTFHRIASIVSNCPPVINPLVYVVRNNQIIGRMKQLWHNVKRKKGPDVFRGNCRNTIRINVVPLEHSP